The Deltaproteobacteria bacterium genome window below encodes:
- a CDS encoding carbon-nitrogen hydrolase family protein, whose product MRTIHAAVVQMRADDDHARCMRDVTNAVVHAARQGARLVVLPENYAGIASPGAKRAFAAEPGDPAACSALAPLCDLSARHGLTIVAGGTPERAVDGRLFNTAFVIVGGAIRARYRKLHLFDADIPGQPRLRESDDTAPGDTAVVIRTRDARIGLSICYDLRFPELYRALVDRGAELLVVPAAFTRESGAAHWQTLVRARAIECQAFVLAATQHGEHGRGRSSHGHAMIVDPWGRVLAQADGEHDAVLCATLEPEALAAARERIPVARHRRAPSELLATLVEVDPDPAEGAS is encoded by the coding sequence ATGCGAACGATCCACGCGGCAGTGGTGCAGATGCGCGCGGACGACGACCACGCGCGCTGCATGCGAGACGTCACCAACGCGGTGGTGCACGCCGCCCGGCAGGGCGCGCGCCTGGTGGTGCTGCCGGAGAATTATGCCGGGATCGCGTCGCCAGGGGCGAAGCGCGCATTCGCGGCCGAACCCGGCGATCCCGCGGCCTGCTCGGCGCTGGCGCCCCTGTGCGATCTCTCGGCCCGGCACGGACTCACGATCGTCGCCGGCGGCACGCCCGAGCGCGCGGTCGACGGGCGGCTGTTCAACACCGCGTTCGTGATCGTCGGCGGCGCGATCCGAGCCCGCTACCGCAAGCTGCACCTCTTCGACGCCGACATCCCCGGGCAGCCGCGGCTGCGCGAGAGCGACGACACCGCCCCCGGCGACACCGCGGTGGTGATCCGCACCCGCGACGCGCGCATCGGGCTGTCGATCTGCTACGACCTGCGGTTCCCCGAGCTCTACCGGGCGCTGGTCGATCGCGGCGCCGAGCTGCTGGTGGTCCCGGCGGCGTTCACCCGCGAGAGCGGCGCGGCGCACTGGCAGACGCTGGTGCGCGCGCGGGCGATCGAGTGCCAGGCGTTCGTGCTGGCTGCCACCCAGCACGGCGAGCACGGGCGCGGCCGCAGCAGCCATGGCCACGCAATGATCGTCGACCCGTGGGGACGCGTGCTCGCGCAGGCCGATGGCGAGCACGACGCGGTGCTGTGCGCGACGCTCGAGCCCGAGGCGCTGGCGGCCGCGCGCGAACGCATCCCGGTCGCGCGCCATCGTCGGGCGCCCAGCGAATTGCTCGCGACCCTCGTCGAGGTCGACCCCG